CCACGATGCCAAGGTCtgtgccttcctcctcctcctcctcttccttctcctcctcgcTGTCGCCCTCCAAATctgccccccaaaaaagagCCATTTTGGGCCAGTGCCTCACGAGCAAAACGTGGGGGATGTCATGGTACCAGAGGGACCCAGAGCCCTGCTTGGCCAGAGGCTCCAGCTTGTTGCCACCTACCTTCCTCCATGGCCATtcccgccgcctcctcctcctcctcctcctcctcctcctcctcctcctcctcttcctcctcctcctcccaggcaCCTTGTCCCTGCCACAGGGAAGGGAGGGCCTTGGGTGCTTGGAGCCACCTACGAGCTGGCTTGGGTGGTGGCTCAGGCTCTGCTTCACCGGTGAGGGTCAGCGTGGACAGTTTGAGCTTCTCCAGCGGCGTGAGGACGATCTTCCTCCTGCCCCGGCTCTCCTCACCCTCCTCCACCGCCCCTTGGGGCTCCGCTTTGGGACCCTCCTCATCCCTCACATCTCCCTcgtgctgtgccagcagctcttGCTCTTCCGAGTCATCACCATCCTCCACTGCCCCAGgctcttcctccagctgtggggctgctggtgggggctgcaggggacagggtGCCCCCTCCTTGGGGGACACACATGGGCTCCCAGCATCCAagggcaggtgggcagcagcgGCATCCtagggcagagccagcagcgGAGGGGTGATGCAGCACGGGGCCGTGCCAGAGCATCCCCCTCCACCTTCTGCTTTGCCTCCATCATCTACAGGCATTTAGTGACTTACCCCATTGGGCAGCGCCGGGGgcccctcctgctgcagctccatgcTGGATGGAGTGGGGTAGTGAAGCGAGCAGTAAAAATGACCTGAGGGGGCCCCAAACCCATGTGATGACCTGCAAGGTGGCGAAGCCTTGCCCCCGAGCATCCCCTCTCCCCAAAACCTGCCTCACCGTCCTCCTCGTCGAAGGCGTAGTCGCCCAGGCGCAGGGTGGCCCCGCACTGCCGGCACTGGAAGCAGCCGCGGTGGAAGAAGCGTCCCTCGGCGCTGGCTCGCTCCAGGATGTAGACGCGGCGGCCGCAGAAGTAGCAGGCGTCGCTGCTCTCCCCACGGGCTGATGGCTGAGGGCGGAGAGAACAGGCTGGGGTGGCACCGGGGTGCTggcccccacccctgcccagggctttgccagcagcccagggggctcaggggggactttttccttcttgcagaGGTGGGTCTGGGCGCTCGGGACGGGTTTGCTGGCACCAGCAAGGGAGCGGCAAGTCTTGGCTCCAGAAAACCAGTTAGGTCAGGAAACAGGCAGGGAGGAGCCGGGAGCCCGTGGGCGTTTGCTTGCGCAGCCCCAGTCCCAGCCCTTGGCTCGgtcccaccagctgctggtgcccccCAAGCGCCCACCTGCCCAGACCTGggccccccaccacccccctggGGTGACACGAGGACTGACCTGCCCTGGATCCATCATGGTGGTTTGCAGCAGCTCATGGGCACCGTCTGGATTGTCTCCATCCAGCCCCGTGTCCAGCTACGAGCAACCCAAGGGGAGGGTCAGCCCCCCACTCTCCCCCCGGGACAAGATGCACCCCAGAGAGCATCCCTGGAGGCAGCCGGGGCAGACCCACCTCAGCATCCCTGCGGATCCTCTTGGCCTCAGCATCCTTCTGGGCACTGTCCTGCAAATGCAAAGCGGGCGGCTGGGATGGAGAGGGGGACGTGGTTTTGGGGGTGTCACAAGTGGCTGGGTGGGGATCCCTCACCTGGGCACGCTTGTGTGTCAGGTGCCGGCTCTTCTGCAGCttgctgaggaagaggatggCCCCTCGTGTGCCACGGGGAGAAAGCGGCTTCTTGCTGatctcctctgcctctgcacaGAGGGGACATGGCCATGATGGTGGGGCCCACCCTACAGAGGAGGGggcacccagccagccctggtGGGGCTTGGGATGGGAGAAACCCCCCCAAAATCTCACACCTGGAGTGGTCTTGAAAGCTTCATAAAACTGGCTGAGGTAGGTGATGAGCCCCAGGCGGTTGGGCTCTGTCATGGTGGCCATCTCGATGCTGGAGAGGACGGGCTGGAtacccagctcctgctctgccatgTCCAGCATCATCTGGTGGGTCTGGATGGAATCCTGGGGGTCCACGGCATTAAAGTCCCTGTGGTGAGACACGGGTGCTGTCAGGGTGGGCTCCACagggtgggggtcccaggggggTCCTGGGCACTCACACCAGGTCAGGACGGAAGCGGTGGACGAGGGCGCAGAGGGCCAAGCCGCTGGTCCAGGAGGTGGTGAAGTTGGTCACGGCCACGCCGCGGTACCCGGCTGTGCTGGCCTGGCACCAGCTCAGCAGCTCTTCGTAGGCGTCTCCGGAGGCCGCTGGGGAGGCAGCACACATGTCCCCATCCCAAAGCGGCAAAGGacaccctgccagccccctccccccacccagaATCAGTGCTTTAGTGGGGAAGGAATCCCATGGGAGTGATCCAAGACCCCCCTCATGCACCTCCACCCCCCCAAGGCTCAATAAATGGGTTAATAAAGTATATATCAATATTTCATGGCTCAGCATCAATGTGGGCCAGAAGGAGGGGGAcaggcccccccccccaaaaaaaaggcagctgggGGGCCATGGGCAGAAGGAACGGAAACCAGTGGTGCCACCAGGATGGAAACGCAGCCGCTGCTGGGAGGAGCgcagcagccagctggacaCTGGCCAGGGCTCAAGAAAAGAGGGACGGGGAGGAAAATCAGGGCAGGAGCGGCTCTGGGAGGAATGGGGGTCCTGCTGccaggggggggggggaggagggggggcaggggagggccAGCTGCTCCTACCGGTGCTGAGCCGGTTGTCACTCTTCCTTTTATGGTCCACCTCCACCATGCCCACGAGGTAGAGGTCCCGGACCTGCCGATGGGGACATGTCAGTGACAGGTCACCACCTGcacagtgccagcagcaccaggcagggagctggcccCGGCAAGGGGGACACCCGGACCCCCCCAACACCTCCCCGGAACCACCCACACCCACAACAGGTAACGCATTAAATGTCCTGAGGACCAACAGCTTCAGCCTCACACCCTTTGGGGACAGGGGCCAGAGCAAATTGGTGTCACCCTGACcagcgggggggtgggggctgggtaCCTGGCTGGCTTTGATGGACTGCAGGTTGATGTTGGGGTAGCGTGTGGCCGGATCGATGCTGTACTGGCTGATGTTCTTGTTGGTGTTGTCCGGGGAGGTCTGCGAGAGGAGCTGGTAGATGCTCTCCCTGGATGcaagggacagggctggggtcATCCTTGCCCTCTCCGGAATCAGCCCAGCGGGATGGGGACACCCACCTCTCAGCCAGCACCTCCAGCGGGGAGGTCCCTGCTGCCCACCGCCGCACCATCCACGCCGCGTCGAAGGCGGCCAGGAAGCCCCTGGCCACGCCGGTGCCCAGCGGCCAGAAGGGCTGCGAAGggaaaggcagagctggagctgggggctgggagggggctgggagctgccggGCTTGGCCAGGGATGAAAGCAGGGAAGGGCGGTGGGACGTGCAGGTGTCTCCTCCCCAGCCGGTACGGCTGCGTCTGGGGAGGAACTGGGCTGCTCCTCCACCCTGAACACACCCCAGATcgccgggggggctggggaagggggtaaCCCCACCAAAGCATCCCACACCCCAGAtcggtggggaggggggctggggaagggggtaaCCCCACCAAAGCATCCCACACCCCAAAtcggtggggagggggggctggggaaggggataACCCCACCAAAGCATCCCACACCCCAGAtcggtggggaggggggctggggaagggggtaaCCCCACCAAAGCATCCCACACCCCAGAtcggtggggagggggggctggggaaggggataACCCCACCAAAGCATCCCACACCCCAGAtcggtggggaggggggctggggaagggggtaaCCCCACCAAAGCATCCCACACCCCAGAtcggtggggaggggggctggggaagggggtaaCCCCACCAAAGCATCCCACACCCCAGAtcggtggggaggggggctggggaagggggtaaCCCCACCAAAGCATCCCACACCCCAAAtcggtggggagggggggctggggaaggggataACCCCACCAAAGCATCCCACACCCCAGAtcggtggggaggggggctggggaagggggtaaCCCCACCAAAGCATCCCACTACCGGGATTTGGGGAGACTGCCCCCAGCGATGGGGTGCACCGGGCAGCCCGGTGCGAGAAGCGCCTACTAAAGGGGAATATATTGCAAGCGATGTATcttgcagggagaggggaaacaGGCACACAGCGGTGCTGCACGGAGGACCCTCACCTCCACCAAGCAGTCGCCCACCAGCCCGAGGAGCAGGCGGGCGCCGTTGTGCTCCCGCACCAGCGCCGCGTTCTCCGAGCGCGTCATGCAGGTGAAGTCGAACATGTCGACGTCTGGCAGGTCCCGGTGGTTGAGGGCAAACTCCAGGTCGGGCAGGGAGTAGTTGGTGGAGAAGTTGGCGGCTTCTTTGGCGTAGCTGAGGAGGGCATCTCGGTTCACGTTCTCCGGGGACAGGAGGCTCTCGATGTCCGATTTGtcctgcagggatggggtgaagctgggtgggctgtggctggggggcTTTGCCCCCCCAGTCTgggtgcagcctgctctggggtGAAGCTGTGCCACCAGGCTTGGGGCTGTGAGCCCCCCCAAAAGGATTTGTTCACGGCAGAGGCGACAGGCGCcgaacccccacccccatcccaggGGTACATGGTCAAACCAGCACCCAGATCTGCATCCTACCCTCCAGGCTTTCAGCTGCTGATTGCTACGGGACCCTGGGGCCGGATCCTGCCCTCCTCACCTGCAGGATGACGCCCTTCTTGAGCAGGCTCTGCTTCTTGGCCGTCATGACGAAATAGTGGGTGTCATCCTTATAGTAGACGATGTTTTCCAGATCGAtgcctggggatggggaaggggctgagctGAGCCACCAGGAGCCCCCGCACCAGCTTCAGCCACCAAACGTCCCCTGGAGTGGGGTACCACACGGGGACATGCACCCCATCACACAGGGGACATCCCAGGGCTGAGCCTCCAGTTGCATcaggtggggacagggaccccccagcccccccctaCGCCGGGGCTGGGACCACCCACCTGTTTTGTTGTAGAGATTTTGGAAGAACTTCTGGTTGTAGATTCGGGCCACGCCGCTGATCTCGGCCACCTCCACCTCAGCCCGGGTGTGCCGGTTGATGAAGTTGGTGGTGATGCCGATGGCCAACTTCCCCCGTGTCTCCTTCCGCTTGAACCCTGGGGGATGGGAGAGGCGTGAGCCCCCACCCGGCCCCCCATACCAGTCCCAGGGATGCAGGCACCCACTGCTGTCACCTTCGGGGACAAATTTGCCACCGCCAGCGGAGATGAGGACGTCGAACTCGTAGTGGCtgaggggagaggagctgggctgcagcacagcccgcCACCCACCTGTGGGGAGAGGGACGGTCACCAGTGTGCTGGGTCTCAGCTGGGACCTGCTCTGGCAGGGGGGAGGATTACatctcaccccccaccccccctcaaAGGGCATGCCCTGGGCTAGCAGAGGCACCAGGGGGCTCAAagcagccacccacagccctgcccttgTCCCCAGGGATGCCACCTACCCCACAGTGATGCCTTACCCTGTCCACCTGCCTTGCCCGCCGGGGGGGTGAGCCCCTTGAACTGCACGTTGATGTGCACCTCCACCCCCAGGAGAAGAGCCACCTTCAGCAGGATCAGCTGGAGCTGCCGGATacctgggaagggagaggggcGCTCAGGGCTGCACCCCCGCTCCCTGGCTCCACAAAGTGGGGGCACCCCGGGGGTACGGAGCTtgccctgccacccccaccccaaaactcACTGATGTGGTCCAGCGTGCCGGTGCAGAACTGCCCGTAAAACTTCTTGGCGCCCAGCGCCCGCAGGTCGTGGATGGTGAAGGGCCAGAGGTGCAGGACGTTGTTGCGGGAGAAGGAGTCCCgcttctccagcagcaccacGCGGGCGCCCAGCAGCGCCAGCTCGATGGCCACCCGCAGCCCGCACGGGCCGGCCCCCACCACCAGGCACTGCGAGGGGACGGGCACCCCCCAAAAACAGGGGTTTGGGTAAATCCCCAGGGAGCTCAGCACCGCCACAGCCAGCTTCCCCCTGCATCCCTGGGTCAGGATCTGGCCCTCCCCACTAttcccctcttccccaggctgcaaGCACTGCCTCTGCCTGAAAAGTGGGAGGGCGGGGGGGCTCTGTGGGGCGttcctgcctccccagctgcctgaaCCTTGCCTTCTTCAGGAGTAATGGCAGCAATTAAAGGGCTCAGGGAGATAAGGCAGGCACGTCTCCCTCcggctgcagcccaggcagggggAGATGTCACCAGCAACAGGCTGAAAACCAGGACATGGGTCTGATCCCCTGGCAGcccctgtgcagggctgggcgGACAACGGGACACCAGCAGTGGGGAACAAAGCCACCAGCTCTGGGACAGGGGGACAGAAATagggacccccagccccaggggtaCATCCTAACCTGGCATGCTGCTGTCCCCTAGAAAGAGCTTAGCCGGTCCCTCTGCCCCTTTGCAGCCCCCCATGAGGTGTCCgcaggaagaagcagctgggaggaggaaggatgctgctggctgggtgACATCGAGGTGGCATCACACCACGGGGAGAGGAGCAGTGTTAATTAACACCCTGCCCCATTAAACCCTATCAACCTCCCACCTGGCACATCCCACATCTTCCCGCGGTTGGGGGCCAGGGTGCCTCAAGGGATGCTCTCATCCTGGGGACAAGGAGGGACCCAAACCCCGTGCCCCGCGTCCCCGGTACCTtagtgctggcacaggctgtgccttGGTCATAGTCCTTGTGCCCGGCTTTCTTATCCAGCTTGCTCCACAGGGCCTTGGCACTCCAGTAGTTGAGGGCAGCCTTGAGGCCGTGGTagagctgcagccccctgccctgcagccccagctgctggcacagctccccgaagcagcccagcacctcctggCACTCCCTGGCACGCAGGAACCTCTCGAAGGTGGCATGGGCAGGGTTGCCCGGCTCGTTGGTTGGCGTGCTCATCCTGCTTCACCCGGCAGCCTGGCGAGGGACGGCAGAGATAAGCGGGGAGGGGACcttcctgtccctgtcctcaAACACATCCGATACCAGACCTGGTGTCCCGGTGCCAGGTTTCCCAGCCAGGGGTGCCGTTCGGTGCCGGTGCTACCGAAATCAGGGCTCTTTCTGGCAGTGGCTGGCAAAGCCTCCCCCGGGTGCTGCACCCAGCAAGCCACGGTGTCACCCTGCCACGGTGACGTCAGGGGACGGGACGGGGAGGGCTGCGGTGGCAGCAGGCGGCTTCCTCCATATGGTGTgtacctgcagcagccagagcagagcgAGGTGTTTTGAAGCAAAGagctgcttccttctccttccccctcagccTTGCTGGGGGCGGGGGACAGTGTGGGAGATCCTGGCTTCAGGAATGAGCCAGAGCTGcccccaaaaccagcaaaagtcaggcctgggcaggagggagcagggctggactcatcctgccagcctggctttTGCAGCCCCGGACTGCGGCAACTTGCCCTCCACCTCTGCCACCCCCAGCGCTGCGGAAGCAGATACGCACAGAGGAAGTACCGCTGgggaaaccaaacaaaaagccaaaccacGGCACAAACAGCCCCATCACACCACAGAACCTATGGGAGGAGGGGTGCAGCACATGCCTCCGTGGGCACCCCAACATCCCCCCACATCCCGGCACCTCCCAGGGGACCAGCACCCCTTGCATCTGCCTCCCGCTCCCAGCACCGTCCCCCAAGCACCATCCCACGCCACCCTTGCCAGCCTGAGCATAAAGCACAAAGCTGTGCCCTTTCCAGCTGTTGTCACCAAACCCCAGGGCTGGAAaatcctccccctgcccagcaaaGCAGCCGGCGGCGCCGTGGCACTTCCAAGGAGGAAGCGATGGAAAAGCTCAGGAAGCCAGGGCGCTCCTACCTTTGAACCATCACTCTTTGCCCTTGCACTGCTCAGCGTTACTGGCAGGCACGTGGTGGCACCCCAAAGGCGGCAGGTGGCACCCCGAAGGCGGCAGCCAGCCCCGCAGcgggatgctggggggggaaGGATGACACATCCGAGCCAAGCCACCCTCCACGGGGTGGAGGAGAGGAGCTGTTTAAGCCTGGGCTTAAGTTTGGGCTGGAAAGCGCAAATTCTAGCTGGGTTTCAAGTTCGGTCTCGCTCCGGCAGCTTCCGGACACCCACGagtgctttgcaaagcacttcTGCAGGTCACCTTCCcgcaccagcagcacaggcaggaaatCCTGGCGCTTTACCCTCTTCCTTGCTGGGCAGACGCAATGATAGAGCACCCAGCCAGGCCAGAGCTGGCACCCACCGGTCCCCAAAGCGGCAGCACAAGGACAGATGACACAACCGATGTGTTCATGGCAGGGCTCTGAGAGCTGGGgacagatttctgcttttccccctGAGCACTTCCAGCCCtctggccctgccagcaggacaGAATGAgcctggggaaactgaggcagcacTGCAAACCTCACCGGAGTGTGCCAGCACGCTGTCCCATCAGCCACCCGTCCTCCTCCCACGGGAGGATGCCCAGGCAGCCCCGCTGGCTGGCCGGGCTCCagtgccctgtgctgcccaggCACGATGGATTTTCCCCCGGGAGCTCACGTTACCGCATTGGCACCTGCCAAGGCCACCAcgcagcagccccagggtgATGGGGCAAaggcagctgcccaggctgggagCACCCACTCCAGCATCACCAGCCCCtggctcaaaaaaaaaaaaaccatcttaAGGTCTTGATTCCCACCAGACATGGTGCCGGGGGGAGCGTGCCGCCCAGGAAAGCTTTCCAGCCCCAGCACTTTGGCAGGGAGGCTTGGAGGAGGCAGAACAACAAGTCCTGTGTTACACCAAGTTTCCTATGGAAACGATGCTCATGCCAGCACACCACGTCCCCTTTGGCACACTCAAACCCCCAGACAATTGCAAGCAAGGACAGAACACCCCCCCCCAGAtactcagctcctgcagctttcATGCAAATAAAGAACTTTCAGCCCACAAAGGCCAGTGCCAGTGAAGGCGGGTGCAGGGccaggctgcctccagctctgctctccccaggagcgctttttgcattttttctcttaaaactgCTCCTCCaagctggagggaggaggtggggaggtTGTGGCCAGCCCTGACTCAGCTCCTGCTGGCTCTGGTTGGGGTGGCTGCAGACATACCTACAGGGACATCGCCCGGCACCGGCACATGtggagcatccctggggcaAGGACACCCCAACCCACTTTGCAAATCGGGGtctcccccctgcccttgcATGGAGAGAAGCAGCCCCTTGGGAGATGCGGCagggggtgggtgctgggctgctggcgAGCTCACGTGTCTTCCAGGCACGTGGAAATGGGGTGGAAAAGGACGCAGCTCCATACGGAGCGAATGAAAGCTGGGAggatttccagcagcagcagcagatcccCTTCCAGCTGCGCTGGCTCCCAGCATGGACCAGGCTGCTCCGGGTCTGGGGTCCTGCCTAGAGACCCCCGGGCTGAGCTGCTGAGCCGGGCTGGACCCTGGGAAAGTCCTTCTAGCAACTTTGGGGATGGCCCCAAGACTGGTGGCCAGGATGGAGGGTTTCTTGTGGCCGCTCAACAGCTTGGCCAAAGATCTTGCTTTCGATCGCTGGCTGAGCCGCGCTGGTGCCAGGAAGGGGCGAAGGCAGCGGGCGCTGCTCTTCCCGGCGTTACTGCGCTCAGGAATGGGACTGGGCATGGAGATGGCTGTGGCCGACCCTGTGGAAACCTGCCCTAATTTGGCTGGGTTCTAATCcttggagggaggggaaaaatcCCTGTCGGCTCCTCTGCtttgagctggggctgggagtgTGTGGGCACAAGCCCCCGGCATGGAGCTGGGGGGAGAAGGGCTAAGGCGAGGGGACAAACCTGCCACCAGGGCAgaggctggcagctgcagggacagggtgtCATGGTGGAGGGGGTTCCCTTTCAAGGGTGAATAAAGCCCGCCTGGAAAGCACACGCCAAAATCCCCCCCTGGGagggcagcacccagcctcGGCTCCTGCAGCCGCCGCCGCAGAAGTGGGTGCTTCTCCAGGGCGTTTTGGTGTCGCCCTTTGCAGGGAGGGGATCCACAAgccacagccctgagcagagACAACACTGGGGGGGGCaaacctccccccccctccccccttttaGCTGCTCAGCTTTGCCTCCCTTGCCCAGCATCAGCTCCACCAAGGGAGCAGCCGAATTTTGGTGTGATGGGAAGTCTGCTCACAGCCAGGCTTTGCTCCCacatctttttcctcctcctgcttctccttcacTCCAGCCACAGCCATGCCCACGGGGTCACCCGGAGGCATGTCTTGGGGTACAGCGGTGAACCCCAGGTTCGGTTACCCAAATGTACCTGGGTCTTCACCCCCCGGCACCGGGGCTGGCGAACACCTtccccagcctcagccctgggatggggcacagccctggcccCCCAGCTGGGGCTCGCTCCTAGGGGTCGGGATAGGGTAAAAGCACTTAGCAAAGCTtttcccaccccatcccaccccactcggcactgggagcactggtggTACTGGGAGTGGAGCCCAGGAAGAGGAGTGGAGGCTGCtctcttttccctttgtcccAGGGGGGAGAAGAGCCcgggggctggaggggaaaagcagcacagacgGGGCAGGGGGACCCCGCTGCCCTCCGGCGAggctctggggagggggcagccagAGACAAAGCAGTACCCCGCCACCGAGCATCCCTGGGACACGCAGGACCGGCACGGCGGGGCTAAGCACCCTTTCCCAAAGTCCCCCCTCGGTTTTggcagccccccccagccccaaagtCCCCTCTCGGTTTTGGCAGCCCTGCGCAGCGGGGCGGGCCCCGGAGCGATGCTCTCGGCGGGCGGGGCGGACCGGCCGGTGGGATGCTGCCCCCTCCGTGCCCGCATCcgaggcgggggcgggggggggcagcagaaccttctcacacacacacacacacatattccCCCCAGGACGCTCTGCACATTCCGACCCACCACTCACCTCCAGAGCCTCTCggagggggaaactgaggcacagcccGGCGGGTGGGAGGGGCTCGGGGCTGCGCGCAGCCGGGCAGGGACGAGCAGGAAACGGGCTCCGGCCCCGCAAGCAGCTGCCGGCCGACCCGgccctccctcccccatcccctcctcctcccctccctcccttccccatcccctccctccctcccctcccccactgCCGAGGGGAGCCGGGCATCCCGGCTGCTGGAAGGCGGTGCTGGAGcagcgctggggccgggggggggcgggggacgggacgggaccTGAAGCGCTCCGGCTTCGTGCCGCTGCAAATGTTGCTGCAATTAGTTTTTTGCAGTGCTGAAGGCTGAGCCCCCcactccccgcccccccccccccgcccccacgAGTGGCAGCCCGGACCTCCCCACGCCGCAGGTTCGGAGCAGTGGGGGGAGGGGATGCAGGGCGCCAACCCAGCTGGGGGGGTTTGTGGGATTTTAGGGTAAGAAACCAGCctttttgcaaaacagaaaaagattctGGTGATGAAACGACTCCGCTTCGCTTTCCGCCCCGGCTGTGGCTGCTGCGCTGCACTTCCGCAGCCAGAAATAGAggccaggaggcagctgcacccccccagtgcc
The window above is part of the Falco cherrug isolate bFalChe1 chromosome 16, bFalChe1.pri, whole genome shotgun sequence genome. Proteins encoded here:
- the MICAL1 gene encoding F-actin-monooxygenase MICAL1 isoform X2, which gives rise to MSTPTNEPGNPAHATFERFLRARECQEVLGCFGELCQQLGLQGRGLQLYHGLKAALNYWSAKALWSKLDKKAGHKDYDQGTACASTKCLVVGAGPCGLRVAIELALLGARVVLLEKRDSFSRNNVLHLWPFTIHDLRALGAKKFYGQFCTGTLDHISIRQLQLILLKVALLLGVEVHINVQFKGLTPPAGKAGGQGGWRAVLQPSSSPLSHYEFDVLISAGGGKFVPEGFKRKETRGKLAIGITTNFINRHTRAEVEVAEISGVARIYNQKFFQNLYNKTGIDLENIVYYKDDTHYFVMTAKKQSLLKKGVILQDKSDIESLLSPENVNRDALLSYAKEAANFSTNYSLPDLEFALNHRDLPDVDMFDFTCMTRSENAALVREHNGARLLLGLVGDCLVEPFWPLGTGVARGFLAAFDAAWMVRRWAAGTSPLEVLAERESIYQLLSQTSPDNTNKNISQYSIDPATRYPNINLQSIKASQVRDLYLVGMVEVDHKRKSDNRLSTAASGDAYEELLSWCQASTAGYRGVAVTNFTTSWTSGLALCALVHRFRPDLVDFNAVDPQDSIQTHQMMLDMAEQELGIQPVLSSIEMATMTEPNRLGLITYLSQFYEAFKTTPEAEEISKKPLSPRGTRGAILFLSKLQKSRHLTHKRAQDSAQKDAEAKRIRRDAELDTGLDGDNPDGAHELLQTTMMDPGQPSARGESSDACYFCGRRVYILERASAEGRFFHRGCFQCRQCGATLRLGDYAFDEEDGHFYCSLHYPTPSSMELQQEGPPALPNGDAAAAHLPLDAGSPCVSPKEGAPCPLQPPPAAPQLEEEPGAVEDGDDSEEQELLAQHEGDVRDEEGPKAEPQGAVEEGEESRGRRKIVLTPLEKLKLSTLTLTGEAEPEPPPKPARRWLQAPKALPSLWQGQGAWEEEEEEEEEEEEEEEEEEEAAGMAMEEDLEGDSEEEKEEEEEEEGTDLGIVAELGLDLGEEEKYPTWKRTLTRRAREAQMKRFCKAQTIQRRLEEIEVTFRELEQQGIKLEKLLRNEDGTPTDQKTQWMNQLLYLVQQKNSLMSEESDLMISVQELKLEEQQWQLDQKLRCYMNKEESLKTPADRVAEKEILAQLLEVVNKRNVLIHIQDEKRLSEMRA
- the MICAL1 gene encoding F-actin-monooxygenase MICAL1 isoform X4, with product MSTPTNEPGNPAHATFERFLRARECQEVLGCFGELCQQLGLQGRGLQLYHGLKAALNYWSAKALWSKLDKKAGHKDYDQGTACASTKCLVVGAGPCGLRVAIELALLGARVVLLEKRDSFSRNNVLHLWPFTIHDLRALGAKKFYGQFCTGTLDHISIRQLQLILLKVALLLGVEVHINVQFKGLTPPAGKAGGQGGWRAVLQPSSSPLSHYEFDVLISAGGGKFVPEGFKRKETRGKLAIGITTNFINRHTRAEVEVAEISGVARIYNQKFFQNLYNKTGIDLENIVYYKDDTHYFVMTAKKQSLLKKGVILQDKSDIESLLSPENVNRDALLSYAKEAANFSTNYSLPDLEFALNHRDLPDVDMFDFTCMTRSENAALVREHNGARLLLGLVGDCLVEPFWPLGTGVARGFLAAFDAAWMVRRWAAGTSPLEVLAERESIYQLLSQTSPDNTNKNISQYSIDPATRYPNINLQSIKASQVRDLYLVGMVEVDHKRKSDNRLSTAASGDAYEELLSWCQASTAGYRGVAVTNFTTSWTSGLALCALVHRFRPDLVDFNAVDPQDSIQTHQMMLDMAEQELGIQPVLSSIEMATMTEPNRLGLITYLSQFYEAFKTTPEAEEISKKPLSPRGTRGAILFLSKLQKSRHLTHKRAQDSAQKDAEAKRIRRDAEPSARGESSDACYFCGRRVYILERASAEGRFFHRGCFQCRQCGATLRLGDYAFDEEDGHFYCSLHYPTPSSMELQQEGPPALPNGDAAAAHLPLDAGSPCVSPKEGAPCPLQPPPAAPQLEEEPGAVEDGDDSEEQELLAQHEGDVRDEEGPKAEPQGAVEEGEESRGRRKIVLTPLEKLKLSTLTLTGEAEPEPPPKPARRWLQAPKALPSLWQGQGAWEEEEEEEEEEEEEEEEEEEAAGMAMEEDLEGDSEEEKEEEEEEEGTDLGIVAELGLDLGEEEKYPTWKRTLTRRAREAQMKRFCKAQTIQRRLEEIEVTFRELEQQGIKLEKLLRNEDGTPTDQKTQWMNQLLYLVQQKNSLMSEESDLMISVQELKLEEQQWQLDQKLRCYMNKEESLKTPADRVAEKEILAQLLEVVNKRNVLIHIQDEKRLSEMRA
- the MICAL1 gene encoding F-actin-monooxygenase MICAL1 isoform X1; translated protein: MSTPTNEPGNPAHATFERFLRARECQEVLGCFGELCQQLGLQGRGLQLYHGLKAALNYWSAKALWSKLDKKAGHKDYDQGTACASTKCLVVGAGPCGLRVAIELALLGARVVLLEKRDSFSRNNVLHLWPFTIHDLRALGAKKFYGQFCTGTLDHISIRQLQLILLKVALLLGVEVHINVQFKGLTPPAGKAGGQGGWRAVLQPSSSPLSHYEFDVLISAGGGKFVPEGFKRKETRGKLAIGITTNFINRHTRAEVEVAEISGVARIYNQKFFQNLYNKTGIDLENIVYYKDDTHYFVMTAKKQSLLKKGVILQDKSDIESLLSPENVNRDALLSYAKEAANFSTNYSLPDLEFALNHRDLPDVDMFDFTCMTRSENAALVREHNGARLLLGLVGDCLVEPFWPLGTGVARGFLAAFDAAWMVRRWAAGTSPLEVLAERESIYQLLSQTSPDNTNKNISQYSIDPATRYPNINLQSIKASQVRDLYLVGMVEVDHKRKSDNRLSTAASGDAYEELLSWCQASTAGYRGVAVTNFTTSWTSGLALCALVHRFRPDLVDFNAVDPQDSIQTHQMMLDMAEQELGIQPVLSSIEMATMTEPNRLGLITYLSQFYEAFKTTPEAEEISKKPLSPRGTRGAILFLSKLQKSRHLTHKRAQPPALHLQDSAQKDAEAKRIRRDAELDTGLDGDNPDGAHELLQTTMMDPGQPSARGESSDACYFCGRRVYILERASAEGRFFHRGCFQCRQCGATLRLGDYAFDEEDGHFYCSLHYPTPSSMELQQEGPPALPNGDAAAAHLPLDAGSPCVSPKEGAPCPLQPPPAAPQLEEEPGAVEDGDDSEEQELLAQHEGDVRDEEGPKAEPQGAVEEGEESRGRRKIVLTPLEKLKLSTLTLTGEAEPEPPPKPARRWLQAPKALPSLWQGQGAWEEEEEEEEEEEEEEEEEEEAAGMAMEEDLEGDSEEEKEEEEEEEGTDLGIVAELGLDLGEEEKYPTWKRTLTRRAREAQMKRFCKAQTIQRRLEEIEVTFRELEQQGIKLEKLLRNEDGTPTDQKTQWMNQLLYLVQQKNSLMSEESDLMISVQELKLEEQQWQLDQKLRCYMNKEESLKTPADRVAEKEILAQLLEVVNKRNVLIHIQDEKRLSEMRA